A genomic segment from Polyangium mundeleinium encodes:
- a CDS encoding AAA family ATPase: MTTTGDFQKRLDRAREASARLKDAIGQVIVGQGEVVEQALWGLVAGGHVLLEGAPGLGKTLLVRTIASCLDLKFSRIQFTPDLMPSDVTGTNILVTSADGSRHFALHKGPIFGQVVLADEINRATPKTQSSLLEAMQEHACTIAGVRHAMEEPFFVLATENPIEMEGTYPLPEAQLDRFLLKVIVPSPTEDEMTEILTRTTGQPKDAPPRVLDRDEVLAIRSACRDVAVAEPIMRFASRLVRASDPATQGAPDLVKRAIRYGAGVRGGQSLVLAAKAVSVLEGRAHVSFGDVQRVAKPVLRHRLIRSFEGEADGVTTDQVVDALIESVPARPENVEQAIRR; the protein is encoded by the coding sequence ATGACGACGACGGGCGACTTTCAGAAGAGGCTCGATCGGGCCCGCGAGGCGAGCGCGCGCCTCAAGGACGCGATCGGTCAGGTGATCGTGGGCCAGGGCGAGGTCGTGGAGCAGGCGCTCTGGGGTCTCGTGGCCGGCGGGCACGTGCTGCTCGAAGGCGCGCCGGGGCTCGGCAAGACGCTGCTCGTGCGCACGATCGCGAGCTGCCTCGACCTGAAATTTTCGCGCATCCAGTTCACGCCCGACCTCATGCCGAGCGACGTGACGGGCACGAACATCCTCGTGACCTCGGCCGACGGCTCGCGGCACTTCGCCCTGCACAAGGGGCCGATCTTCGGTCAGGTGGTGCTCGCGGACGAGATCAACCGCGCCACGCCGAAGACGCAGAGCTCGCTGCTCGAAGCGATGCAGGAGCACGCGTGCACGATCGCCGGCGTGCGGCACGCGATGGAAGAGCCGTTCTTCGTGCTCGCCACGGAGAACCCGATCGAGATGGAAGGGACGTACCCGCTGCCCGAGGCGCAGCTCGATCGGTTTCTGCTCAAAGTGATCGTGCCGAGCCCGACCGAGGACGAGATGACCGAGATCCTCACCCGCACGACGGGGCAACCGAAGGACGCGCCGCCGCGCGTGCTCGATCGAGACGAGGTGCTGGCGATCCGCTCGGCGTGCCGCGACGTGGCCGTGGCCGAGCCGATCATGCGCTTCGCCTCGCGCCTCGTCCGCGCGAGTGATCCGGCGACACAAGGTGCGCCCGACCTCGTGAAGCGCGCGATCCGCTACGGCGCGGGCGTGCGCGGCGGGCAGTCGCTCGTGCTGGCGGCCAAGGCCGTGAGCGTGCTCGAAGGCCGCGCGCACGTCTCGTTCGGCGACGTGCAGCGGGTCGCGAAGCCTGTGTTGCGCCACCGCCTGATCCGATCGTTCGAGGGCGAGGCCGACGGGGTGACGACCGATCAGGTGGTCGACGCGCTCATCGAGAGCGTGCCCGCCCGTCCGGAGAACGTGGAGCAGGCGATCCGTCGATGA
- a CDS encoding ABC transporter ATP-binding protein, translated as MSEPVATPETWERSPATAAPEPPALITSAPPTIRVRHLWHRFANRDVLRDVTFDVGPGEIFGFIGPNGAGKTTTIRVMATLLEPMAGRVEIDGIDVTLDPDAVRKVIGYMPDHAGVYDRITVREYLEFFADSFRVPSISVVDAVLELTDLGKLQDRLVAEMSKGMKQRLQLARILLHDPKVLILDEPASDLDPRARIEIRDLLLELRGLGKTIFLSSHILTELSDVCTSIGILERGRLVVAGPIHEISARLEAIRAAEAHGHAPPPRYVPPGVRALVPAQAAQAAPASPQAAGVVPPAPVAGAAVPATDPSASAAPPQPQPPQPIPQAPSVRRVKLRVLGNPEAAAYFLRGGPGIVEVQVMGGLVHVGYTGTETKIAEMVTHLVHRNIGIVGVEPERNELERIFLEVTRGDVQ; from the coding sequence GTGAGCGAGCCCGTCGCGACGCCCGAGACCTGGGAGCGCTCGCCCGCCACCGCGGCCCCGGAGCCGCCTGCGCTCATTACGTCGGCGCCACCGACGATCCGCGTGCGCCACCTCTGGCACCGCTTCGCGAACCGCGACGTTCTGCGCGACGTGACCTTCGATGTCGGCCCGGGCGAGATCTTCGGCTTCATCGGGCCGAACGGCGCGGGAAAGACCACGACGATCCGCGTGATGGCGACGCTGCTCGAACCGATGGCCGGGCGCGTGGAGATCGACGGGATCGACGTCACGCTCGACCCCGACGCCGTGCGCAAGGTGATCGGCTACATGCCCGATCACGCCGGCGTCTACGATCGCATCACGGTGCGCGAGTACCTGGAGTTCTTCGCGGACTCGTTTCGCGTGCCCTCGATCAGCGTGGTCGACGCGGTCCTCGAACTGACGGACCTCGGCAAGCTGCAGGATCGGCTCGTCGCCGAGATGTCGAAGGGCATGAAGCAGCGGCTTCAGCTCGCGCGCATCCTCCTGCACGACCCGAAGGTGCTCATCCTCGACGAACCGGCGAGTGATCTCGATCCACGCGCCCGCATCGAGATCCGTGATCTCTTGCTGGAGCTGCGTGGCCTCGGGAAGACGATCTTCCTCTCGTCGCACATCCTCACGGAGCTGAGCGACGTGTGCACCTCGATCGGCATCCTTGAACGCGGCCGTCTCGTCGTCGCAGGGCCGATCCACGAGATCTCGGCGCGGCTCGAAGCGATCCGCGCAGCCGAGGCCCACGGTCATGCGCCGCCGCCGCGGTACGTGCCGCCGGGCGTGCGCGCGCTCGTGCCCGCACAAGCCGCGCAAGCCGCGCCGGCTTCGCCCCAGGCCGCGGGCGTGGTGCCACCTGCGCCCGTTGCCGGCGCCGCCGTGCCCGCGACCGATCCGAGCGCGAGCGCGGCCCCGCCGCAGCCGCAACCGCCGCAGCCGATCCCGCAAGCGCCGAGCGTCCGTCGGGTGAAGCTGCGCGTCCTCGGCAACCCCGAGGCGGCTGCGTACTTCCTGCGCGGCGGGCCTGGGATCGTCGAGGTCCAGGTCATGGGCGGCCTCGTGCACGTCGGCTACACGGGCACGGAGACGAAGATCGCGGAGATGGTGACCCACCTCGTGCACCGCAACATCGGCATCGTGGGCGTGGAGCCGGAGAGGAACGAGCTCGAGCGCATCTTCCTCGAAGTCACGCGCGGAGACGTCCAATGA
- a CDS encoding ABC transporter permease: MSAQTGTARAAGTSLLHRLKDDPNPIWIRELRQSARLVRTPIILCVLSILATLAIASIGGLVSINESPATTGYVLFQVFFSLAYFVVTFVGPAVAANAIASEREGRTWEAVILTGLRPAVIARGKFLAAYTSISMYVVMLAPVGALPFLFGGVTATETIVAFGFLFLIAALAVAFGLAVSSKMNSLRAALVVTLICAVIASLNVYGWFGVGLSVPAHHAWPGVPDGPPVWLPTAYARAPFDLTYVLCLIVLPIVATGLPAWFLYEVTVANLTSITDDRSTGLKRWFLVAAPVFALCSAAPVAAVPAHDRLEVSIAGICMLLVFLMISVYIFLGDSLGPSRRVRLHWDRQGVSPFARLLGPGIIGTSMMQLGGAAVAFLMPVAAGIVAVMDDVDAVQKIQQILVVALYAASFYLFSVGLGALLRARLSTTLLSRVLLLAVHFLVTVGPWIVAAIAGLFASASGRGALIVAAPSPIYAFVAVGALDSTGEELLVVASVAASVVWGLLGILFLTLARGRVRRVIAAHEVALGESDRILAEEDAAAVRAMEEAAAATAAPPAADAPAVAPEPEPAG, from the coding sequence ATGAGCGCGCAGACCGGAACGGCAAGGGCCGCGGGCACCTCGCTCCTGCATCGCCTGAAGGACGATCCGAACCCGATCTGGATCCGCGAGCTGCGCCAGTCCGCGCGGCTCGTCCGCACGCCGATCATCCTCTGCGTGCTCTCGATCCTGGCCACGCTGGCGATCGCCTCGATCGGCGGCCTCGTCTCGATCAACGAGAGCCCCGCGACCACGGGCTACGTCCTCTTCCAGGTCTTCTTCTCGCTCGCGTATTTCGTGGTCACGTTCGTTGGACCCGCGGTCGCGGCGAACGCGATCGCCTCGGAGCGCGAGGGCCGCACGTGGGAAGCCGTGATCCTCACGGGTCTCCGCCCCGCGGTGATCGCGCGCGGAAAATTCCTCGCCGCGTACACGTCGATCAGCATGTACGTGGTGATGCTCGCGCCCGTCGGCGCGCTGCCGTTCCTCTTCGGCGGTGTCACCGCGACGGAGACGATCGTCGCGTTCGGGTTCCTGTTCCTCATCGCGGCGCTCGCGGTGGCTTTCGGGCTCGCGGTCAGCTCGAAGATGAACAGCCTGCGCGCCGCGCTCGTGGTCACGTTGATCTGCGCGGTGATCGCCTCGCTCAACGTCTACGGCTGGTTCGGCGTGGGCCTCTCGGTTCCCGCGCACCACGCCTGGCCCGGCGTGCCGGACGGCCCGCCCGTCTGGCTGCCGACGGCGTACGCGCGCGCGCCCTTTGATCTCACGTACGTCCTCTGCTTGATCGTCCTGCCGATCGTCGCGACGGGTTTGCCGGCGTGGTTCCTCTACGAGGTCACGGTCGCGAACCTCACGAGCATCACGGACGATCGCTCGACGGGCCTCAAGCGCTGGTTCCTCGTGGCCGCGCCGGTGTTCGCGCTCTGCTCGGCCGCGCCCGTCGCCGCCGTCCCCGCGCACGATCGCCTGGAGGTCTCGATCGCGGGCATCTGCATGCTTCTCGTGTTCCTGATGATCTCGGTCTACATCTTCCTCGGTGACTCGCTCGGGCCCTCGCGGCGCGTGCGGCTCCACTGGGATCGGCAGGGCGTGAGCCCGTTCGCGCGGCTGCTCGGGCCGGGCATCATCGGCACGTCGATGATGCAGCTCGGCGGGGCCGCGGTCGCATTCTTGATGCCGGTCGCGGCTGGGATCGTGGCCGTGATGGACGACGTCGACGCCGTGCAGAAGATCCAGCAGATCCTCGTCGTCGCGCTCTACGCGGCCTCGTTTTATCTGTTCTCCGTGGGGCTCGGCGCGCTCCTGCGGGCGCGGCTCAGCACGACACTGCTCTCGCGTGTCTTGCTCCTCGCGGTGCATTTCCTCGTCACCGTGGGGCCGTGGATCGTCGCGGCGATCGCGGGCCTCTTCGCGTCGGCCTCGGGCCGAGGCGCGCTCATCGTGGCCGCGCCGTCGCCGATCTACGCCTTCGTCGCGGTCGGCGCGCTGGACTCGACCGGCGAGGAGCTGCTCGTCGTGGCTTCGGTGGCGGCCTCGGTGGTGTGGGGTCTGCTCGGGATCCTGTTCCTCACGCTCGCGCGAGGACGCGTGAGGCGCGTCATCGCGGCGCACGAGGTCGCGCTCGGCGAGAGTGATCGGATCCTCGCCGAGGAGGACGCCGCGGCGGTGCGGGCGATGGAGGAAGCGGCGGCAGCGACGGCAGCGCCCCCGGCGGCCGACGCGCCTGCGGTCGCGCCCGAGCCCGAGCCTGCGGGCTGA
- a CDS encoding YfbK domain-containing protein: protein MTLSKDDPRLLSYVLGELDEAASREIEAAVDGDLEIRAEIDALRMTADMLREGLAERAPKELPAEQRKALEEATREKETPKVASLRRRLLRPVLLAAAAVALVSIPVGVMVARRNAQLAAEQARKDFAAFEAQQKQNEKGQKKTTAPRPKDDTKIDDATRREALKMLQEERAHQGSGVPSQIPKPRRLTARSKPSADENPFVYTTSIARSTFPLDVDTASYSLVERYIQEAGRRPPKDVVRVDELVNAFAYEDPPPIGDAPLAARAEVGAAPWNHSHRLVRLALKTAPLDPSVRPQANLVFVIDKSSDFTYEPDKLLLLQAALRRLVSRLDAQDRLTLVEYGGSSQEPYLPSTPGNDKPRILTAIDNFKPGATVDTSASIERAFQEAQAHFVAGGVNRVFLATDDHFTAEDPSRLAASIREKSATGISLTTLGFGRMDVPAVETLKRLAAEGKGHFAQIASPDDARKELVDEAMGARTPIARDVRVEVDFDPSHVRSFRLIGNEDRTGPEREFLDAWKGPVDLYAGQAVTALYEIEPRLRTSGSSDMPPPPYLLTLRVRYKDASGQTSREIEVPLIDEWYQQEVRTDLQFAAAVAAFGLLLRDSPYKGNVTLADVVTMAKKNLGADPGGHRARFVNLLELVEFTPETVAKPPPRKPPPRKRSLCQPGDSLCSEL, encoded by the coding sequence ATGACGCTCTCGAAAGACGATCCGCGCCTGCTCTCGTACGTGCTCGGCGAGCTCGACGAGGCGGCATCACGCGAAATCGAGGCGGCCGTCGACGGCGATCTGGAGATCCGCGCGGAGATCGACGCCCTGCGCATGACGGCGGACATGCTCCGCGAAGGCCTCGCAGAGCGCGCGCCGAAGGAGCTTCCGGCGGAGCAACGAAAGGCGCTGGAGGAGGCTACGCGCGAGAAGGAAACCCCCAAGGTGGCTTCGCTCCGAAGGCGGCTCCTGCGCCCGGTGTTGCTCGCAGCGGCGGCCGTCGCGCTCGTGTCCATTCCGGTCGGGGTGATGGTCGCGCGCCGCAATGCCCAGCTCGCGGCCGAGCAAGCGAGGAAAGACTTTGCGGCGTTCGAGGCGCAGCAGAAGCAGAACGAGAAGGGCCAGAAAAAGACGACGGCCCCGCGCCCGAAGGACGACACGAAGATCGACGATGCGACGCGGCGAGAGGCCCTGAAAATGCTCCAGGAGGAGCGGGCGCATCAGGGCAGCGGGGTCCCTTCGCAAATCCCGAAGCCCCGCAGGTTGACCGCGCGCTCGAAGCCGAGCGCCGACGAGAACCCGTTCGTCTACACGACGAGCATCGCACGCTCGACGTTCCCGCTCGACGTGGACACGGCCTCGTATTCGCTCGTCGAGCGGTACATCCAGGAGGCCGGGCGGCGGCCGCCGAAGGACGTGGTGCGCGTCGACGAGCTCGTCAATGCGTTCGCCTACGAAGACCCGCCCCCGATCGGAGACGCGCCGCTCGCCGCCCGGGCCGAGGTCGGCGCGGCGCCGTGGAACCATTCGCACAGGCTCGTGCGCCTCGCGCTGAAAACAGCGCCGCTCGATCCGTCGGTCCGCCCCCAGGCAAACCTCGTCTTCGTGATCGACAAATCCTCCGACTTCACCTATGAGCCGGACAAACTGCTGCTGCTCCAGGCCGCCCTGCGCAGGCTGGTGTCGCGGCTCGACGCGCAAGATCGGCTGACGCTCGTCGAATACGGAGGCAGCTCGCAGGAGCCTTACCTGCCGTCGACGCCGGGCAACGACAAACCCCGGATCCTCACCGCCATCGACAACTTCAAGCCGGGCGCGACCGTGGACACGAGCGCTTCCATCGAGCGAGCCTTCCAGGAGGCGCAGGCGCATTTCGTCGCAGGCGGCGTGAACCGGGTCTTCCTGGCGACGGACGACCATTTCACGGCGGAGGACCCGAGCCGGCTCGCGGCGTCGATCCGGGAAAAATCGGCGACGGGCATTTCCCTGACGACGCTGGGCTTCGGTCGGATGGATGTCCCGGCCGTCGAAACCTTGAAGCGCCTGGCCGCGGAGGGGAAAGGCCATTTCGCGCAGATCGCGAGCCCGGACGACGCGCGCAAGGAGCTGGTCGACGAGGCGATGGGGGCGCGCACGCCGATCGCGAGGGACGTGCGGGTCGAGGTCGATTTCGATCCGTCGCACGTGCGGTCGTTCCGGCTGATCGGCAACGAGGATCGGACGGGCCCGGAGCGCGAATTTCTGGATGCCTGGAAAGGCCCGGTCGATCTTTATGCCGGGCAGGCGGTGACGGCGCTTTACGAGATCGAACCCAGGCTCCGCACCTCGGGGAGCTCCGACATGCCGCCCCCGCCGTACCTCCTCACGCTGCGGGTCCGTTACAAGGATGCCTCGGGACAAACGAGCCGCGAGATCGAGGTGCCGCTCATCGACGAATGGTATCAGCAAGAGGTGCGCACGGATCTCCAGTTCGCCGCGGCCGTGGCGGCGTTCGGCCTGCTCCTGCGGGATTCGCCCTACAAGGGAAACGTGACGCTCGCGGATGTCGTGACGATGGCCAAGAAAAACCTCGGCGCGGATCCCGGCGGGCACAGAGCCCGCTTCGTGAACCTGCTCGAACTCGTCGAGTTCACGCCCGAGACAGTGGCCAAGCCACCCCCCAGGAAGCCGCCGCCCCGCAAGCGGTCGCTGTGCCAGCCCGGAGATTCGCTTTGCAGTGAGCTTTGA
- a CDS encoding RNA polymerase sigma factor, with the protein MPSEPTSHWVLLALSRYEAPLLRYASAIVGSAQAADVVQDTFLRLCNQDRAAVEPHLRAWLFTVCRNRALDVRRDKRHVEPVAEMDEVMPNNLPGPAEALERREAMRRVLGALDTLPERQREAVLLKFSGDLSYQEIAEVLGTSVSNVGFLLHTALRALREQVEKKDREAERRNR; encoded by the coding sequence ATGCCGAGCGAACCGACGAGCCACTGGGTCCTTCTCGCGCTCTCGCGCTACGAAGCCCCTTTGCTCCGTTACGCCTCGGCCATCGTGGGATCCGCTCAGGCGGCCGACGTGGTGCAGGACACGTTCCTGCGCTTGTGCAACCAGGACCGGGCGGCGGTGGAGCCGCACCTCCGGGCCTGGCTCTTCACGGTCTGCCGGAACCGGGCCCTCGATGTGCGGCGCGACAAACGACACGTCGAGCCCGTGGCGGAGATGGACGAGGTCATGCCGAACAATCTACCCGGGCCCGCGGAGGCCCTCGAGCGCCGGGAGGCGATGCGCCGCGTCCTCGGCGCGCTCGATACCCTGCCGGAGCGGCAACGCGAGGCGGTCCTGCTCAAATTCAGCGGCGACCTGAGCTACCAGGAAATCGCGGAGGTGCTCGGGACGAGCGTCTCGAACGTGGGGTTTCTGTTGCATACGGCGCTGCGCGCGCTGCGCGAGCAGGTCGAGAAGAAGGACCGCGAAGCCGAAAGGAGGAACCGATGA
- the lepB gene encoding signal peptidase I has protein sequence MSNASPARKTRAAQWAYVILGLLVLIFVVLGVMIKVYKVPSGAMLPTLVPGDHVSATRGGEVHRGEVIVFPFPENPEQLFMKRVIGMPGDEIQFVDGRPIINGFRVPQCRVGRYDWEGQRHELFLEWIGDHVYGVLLDGPVDGGTCEKDIDCSGMQSCRGGICGMLQGPWRVPPGEVFVIGDNRMNSHDSRSWKGGIGSGVPISTVIGHVGRIVMGGFSGRTGTPMDGPPVLPAGAASLGPAMEKCLKEKPAVTTPPAR, from the coding sequence ATGTCCAACGCCTCCCCGGCTCGCAAGACGCGCGCGGCGCAGTGGGCCTACGTGATCCTGGGCCTCCTCGTGCTGATCTTCGTCGTGCTCGGCGTGATGATCAAGGTGTACAAGGTCCCGTCCGGGGCGATGTTACCCACGCTCGTGCCCGGCGACCACGTCTCCGCGACGCGGGGTGGCGAGGTGCATCGCGGCGAGGTGATCGTCTTTCCGTTCCCCGAGAACCCGGAGCAGCTCTTCATGAAGCGGGTGATCGGGATGCCGGGGGACGAGATCCAGTTCGTGGACGGGCGGCCCATCATCAACGGCTTTCGCGTCCCGCAGTGTCGCGTGGGCCGATACGATTGGGAGGGGCAGAGGCACGAGCTCTTCCTCGAATGGATCGGCGATCACGTGTACGGCGTTTTGCTCGACGGACCGGTCGACGGGGGGACGTGCGAGAAGGATATCGATTGCAGCGGGATGCAATCGTGCCGGGGCGGGATTTGCGGGATGTTGCAAGGACCGTGGCGTGTGCCTCCGGGGGAGGTGTTCGTCATCGGCGACAACCGGATGAACAGCCACGACTCGCGGAGCTGGAAGGGCGGAATCGGAAGCGGTGTGCCCATTTCCACGGTGATCGGGCACGTGGGGAGGATCGTGATGGGCGGTTTTTCCGGCAGGACGGGCACGCCCATGGACGGGCCGCCCGTCCTGCCGGCCGGCGCGGCGTCGCTCGGGCCTGCGATGGAAAAGTGCTTGAAGGAAAAACCCGCCGTGACGACGCCGCCCGCGCGTTAA
- a CDS encoding NADAR family protein yields MDVATLIAQQERGEPLDFLFFWGHTPSKEGTLGPFILSQWYPAPFVVRGQRYAAAEHFMMAEKARLFGDEATRAKILATEDPAEAKALGREVHDFDEARWREHRYGIVVEASAAKFGQNTALGDWLVGTGSKILVEASPKDAIWGIGLGASNPRATDPRAWRGLNLLGFALMDAREGLAGAARPR; encoded by the coding sequence ATGGACGTCGCCACCCTGATCGCCCAGCAAGAACGCGGCGAGCCGCTCGATTTCCTGTTCTTCTGGGGCCATACGCCGAGCAAAGAGGGGACGCTCGGTCCTTTCATCTTGAGCCAATGGTATCCCGCGCCGTTCGTCGTGCGCGGACAGAGGTACGCGGCCGCCGAGCATTTCATGATGGCCGAAAAGGCGCGGCTCTTCGGGGACGAAGCGACGCGCGCGAAGATCCTGGCGACGGAGGATCCGGCCGAGGCAAAGGCGCTCGGGCGCGAGGTGCATGATTTCGACGAGGCGCGCTGGCGCGAGCACCGCTACGGCATCGTGGTGGAGGCGAGCGCCGCGAAGTTCGGCCAGAACACGGCGCTCGGCGATTGGCTGGTCGGCACGGGGTCGAAGATCCTCGTCGAGGCGAGCCCGAAGGACGCGATCTGGGGCATCGGGCTCGGCGCGTCGAATCCGCGCGCGACGGACCCTCGGGCCTGGCGGGGGCTGAATTTGCTGGGGTTTGCGCTCATGGACGCGCGCGAGGGGCTTGCCGGCGCGGCGCGTCCTCGATAG
- a CDS encoding serine/threonine-protein kinase, which yields MSSDSEIELPVKAGDVIAGKYRVDRVLGVGGMGAVVAAEHTELEQRVAIKFMLEAAAKNEVGKKRFLREAQAATKLRSEHVTRMLDFGTLDDGVPYLVMELLEGKDLDAMIRAAGKLPIEEACEILLQTCEALAEAHGRGIVHRDIKPANLFVTRRADGSPVVKVLDFGIAKHEDPAAIDGTALTRSNALLGSPMYMSLEQFRAAREVDARSDIWSLGVVLYKALTGGMPFVADSLGSLIMVLMTEDPEPPQRHREDLPAELGEVVLRCLQKHPADRFQSVAELADALAPFVPERSRALLDRIHAHLAGPRDAGSLRPEAPVSKPGNKSPGQTTGSSLRKKEAPSGGTTGERVSAPTMGKTASEWSQTQPGATSRSGKWFVLTGVVALLLGIVGARVLGGREEKTMTAEPARPPAIEAPAPAVTVAPAPSVTAAPAPTPETTAAPSSTSGAPAASVAVPKVAAPVKTGATKPASTQAPSAAPTPGLLPDFGGRK from the coding sequence ATGAGTAGCGACAGCGAAATCGAGCTTCCGGTCAAGGCGGGCGACGTGATCGCCGGGAAATACCGCGTCGATCGTGTGCTCGGCGTGGGCGGCATGGGGGCCGTCGTCGCGGCCGAGCACACGGAGCTCGAGCAGCGGGTGGCGATCAAGTTCATGCTCGAGGCCGCCGCCAAGAACGAGGTCGGCAAGAAGCGCTTTTTGCGCGAGGCGCAGGCCGCGACGAAGCTCCGGAGCGAGCACGTCACGCGCATGCTCGACTTCGGCACGCTCGACGACGGGGTTCCCTACCTCGTGATGGAGCTGCTCGAAGGCAAGGACCTCGACGCGATGATCCGCGCGGCGGGCAAGCTGCCGATCGAGGAGGCGTGCGAGATCCTGCTCCAGACGTGCGAGGCGCTCGCCGAGGCGCACGGGCGCGGCATCGTGCACCGCGACATCAAGCCCGCGAATCTATTCGTGACGCGGCGGGCCGACGGGAGCCCGGTGGTGAAGGTGCTCGATTTCGGAATCGCGAAGCACGAGGATCCGGCGGCGATCGACGGTACGGCGCTCACGCGCAGCAACGCGCTGCTCGGCTCGCCGATGTACATGTCGCTCGAGCAGTTTCGCGCGGCGCGGGAGGTCGACGCGCGCAGCGACATCTGGTCGCTCGGCGTGGTGCTGTACAAGGCGCTCACCGGAGGGATGCCATTCGTCGCGGATTCGCTCGGTTCGCTCATCATGGTGCTGATGACCGAGGATCCGGAGCCGCCGCAGCGCCACCGCGAGGATCTTCCGGCCGAGCTCGGCGAGGTGGTGCTGCGTTGCCTGCAAAAACACCCGGCCGATCGATTCCAGAGCGTCGCCGAGCTCGCGGACGCCCTCGCCCCCTTCGTGCCCGAGCGGTCGAGGGCGCTGCTCGATCGCATTCACGCGCACCTCGCCGGGCCGCGCGACGCGGGGAGCTTGCGGCCCGAGGCGCCGGTCTCGAAACCGGGAAACAAATCGCCTGGACAAACGACGGGCTCGTCGCTTCGGAAAAAGGAGGCTCCGTCTGGAGGGACGACGGGCGAGCGGGTTTCGGCGCCGACGATGGGGAAGACGGCTTCGGAGTGGTCGCAGACCCAGCCGGGGGCGACGTCGCGATCGGGGAAATGGTTCGTCCTGACAGGCGTGGTCGCTTTGCTCCTTGGAATCGTGGGGGCGCGGGTGCTCGGGGGCCGCGAGGAGAAGACCATGACCGCGGAGCCGGCGCGGCCGCCGGCCATCGAGGCGCCCGCGCCGGCCGTGACCGTGGCGCCCGCGCCGAGCGTGACGGCTGCGCCCGCTCCGACGCCCGAGACGACCGCCGCGCCTTCGAGCACGTCGGGGGCGCCTGCCGCGAGCGTGGCGGTGCCCAAGGTTGCGGCGCCCGTGAAGACCGGTGCGACGAAGCCCGCCTCGACCCAGGCGCCGAGCGCGGCACCCACCCCCGGCCTCCTTCCCGATTTCGGAGGCCGCAAATGA
- a CDS encoding Uma2 family endonuclease has protein sequence MSDPARTAKHPKTWEDLAELPEGVVGEIVGGEIVLLPRPNPPHGRTQAKLHAKIGGAFDLGEGGPGGWEIRVEPGIRFGEEIRVPDLAGWRSERFEEPNEGPLLVIPDWVCEIVSPSTARSDRTAKLRLYAQHGAHHYWIIDPERQTLEVYRLEGKVWVVAATFGGDERVRAEPFDAVDIELSRLWMPPAPTPATPPTP, from the coding sequence ATGTCGGATCCGGCTCGCACGGCGAAACATCCGAAGACCTGGGAAGACCTGGCGGAATTGCCTGAGGGGGTCGTCGGGGAGATCGTGGGCGGGGAGATCGTCCTCCTGCCGCGGCCGAATCCGCCGCACGGGCGTACGCAGGCGAAGCTTCACGCGAAAATTGGCGGTGCCTTCGACCTGGGCGAAGGGGGGCCGGGCGGCTGGGAGATCCGCGTCGAGCCAGGCATCAGGTTCGGGGAGGAGATCCGGGTGCCCGATCTGGCGGGCTGGCGGAGCGAACGCTTCGAGGAGCCGAACGAAGGCCCGCTCCTCGTGATCCCGGACTGGGTTTGCGAGATTGTCTCGCCAAGCACGGCGCGCTCGGACCGGACAGCGAAGCTCAGGCTCTACGCCCAACACGGCGCTCACCATTACTGGATCATCGACCCGGAGCGGCAGACGCTCGAGGTCTACCGGCTGGAGGGCAAGGTATGGGTCGTCGCCGCGACGTTTGGCGGGGACGAGCGCGTCCGCGCCGAGCCTTTTGATGCGGTCGATATCGAGCTCTCCCGGCTCTGGATGCCGCCTGCCCCTACGCCTGCCACTCCCCCCACCCCCTGA
- a CDS encoding prolyl hydroxylase family protein, whose translation MNAIEKRLLSTDQELFTLANVLAPAECDDLIRRAEAHGFTDAPITVGPNKFRMAPDIRNNRRVMQDDPALAALLWPRIAAHVPSPLGAYRPVGLNERFRYYRYTPGQQFDWHRDGAYVRTPEEQSLLTLIFYLNEACVGGTTDFVFVTDDELRVAPRRGMALVFSHPMYHRGAPVIEGTKYVLRTDVMYRRG comes from the coding sequence ATGAACGCCATCGAGAAACGCCTGCTCTCGACCGATCAGGAGCTCTTCACGCTCGCGAACGTCCTCGCCCCCGCCGAGTGTGACGACCTCATCCGGCGCGCCGAGGCCCACGGCTTCACGGACGCGCCGATCACGGTGGGCCCGAACAAGTTCAGGATGGCGCCGGACATCCGCAACAACCGGCGCGTCATGCAGGACGACCCGGCCCTCGCGGCGCTGCTCTGGCCGCGGATCGCGGCGCACGTGCCGTCTCCGCTCGGCGCGTATCGCCCCGTGGGGTTGAACGAGCGATTTCGGTATTACCGCTACACGCCGGGGCAGCAATTCGACTGGCACCGGGACGGCGCGTATGTGCGGACGCCGGAGGAGCAGAGCCTGCTGACGTTGATCTTTTACCTGAACGAGGCGTGCGTCGGCGGGACGACGGACTTCGTGTTCGTGACCGACGACGAGCTCCGCGTGGCGCCGCGGCGCGGGATGGCGCTCGTCTTCTCGCACCCGATGTACCACCGGGGAGCGCCGGTGATCGAGGGGACGAAATACGTTCTCCGAACGGATGTGATGTATCGGCGAGGGTGA